GGTGTCAAACAGACGGATGAGCGTTCCTTTGCGAGAGGCCGAGGCCGCCACACTGCCGGGCTGATTCAAAGCCACACAGGCGATCTCACTCTGGTGAGCGTTGATGGTGAAAGGAGCAGACGATGTTCCGGGTTTGGTGTTGGACAAGTCctaaaaaaatccaaacaacaacaacaatacatatAATAAGATGTTGAATGTAAATGATTAATTGTGTAAAGTTAGGAGTTTGTAACTCACCACCAGCTGCAGGCTGCCACATTTATGACCTGGAAAGACCAGCAGCTGTTTCTCCAGACTGGGACATAAATCACACAGACCTgcaagaaatgaagaaatgaaatgtttggtaaattcattaaaacgtcattttatttatgttatttcagACATAAATTGTCTCTCAGCTAAATGTACTTGGGGATTCATAAAAAATGTCCTGCGACCCATCGATGGGTCCTGACCCACAGTTTGTGAGGTTCTGGTTTGTTTTTCGCCTTTATTTACAGTTATACAGTTATCGTTATATCCAGCAGGAAGCAACGACAGATTAAAAATGTCTAAACGAGTCTTTTACCTTTGGGATTGTCtctggtgtcaaactcaaacagTTTGGCAGGTTTGTCAGGAAAACTGTACACGTAGATTCTGTTCTTTAACACGATGATGATCCtgttaaagaaacaaacaacagagcATGACGTCAGTCACATGACACGCAGCGGGACGAGAGCGCGAGTGagtgacactgagacactggaCTCACTTGTCGTGTCTCATGCGGACGGCCAGGACAGGTTTGGTGAAGGTGAACTCCAGGACCAGCTTGTCTTTGGGGTCACGTGACTCCCGAGCGTCGTCCCAGATCAGCACTggaaaacagacaacaacaaagctGAACATCTACATTCATGATGCATTCACTCTAtacgtgaacacatgaacactggTAATCAGATTACTCACCAGATATTTCGGAGAACTTGGGATTCACTCCTCCTCCGACGACGGCCAGCAGGTTAGATCGATGCAGCATGGAGCAGAGAGCCACACTGCCAACCTGCTCgtgatctacacacacacacacacacacacacgtttcattATTTAGTTTCCAAGTGTCAGAGAAGACAGTGACGGTCAGAGCAGGACTCACCCAGGTGACCTTTCTCCATCAGAGGCTCCACATTATAAATCCTGACCCCAGTCTCCATCGCACAACAGAAACAGCCTATAATCAGAGAgcgatgaacacatgaatgtacatgcacattAACAAAGACACCACTACAGCACATGAacttaaattgttttgttttgtttatgattGCCTTGTTGACTATGCTGTTACAATCTTTCTAGTAATAATTTGATGTTATGATTTCAGATTTTAGCATCTacttttttatgctttttttgtttattggaACTCAACtttctgatgttgtgtttctttaatgACCTGGCACTGAATTACAGCACATGACTGGTCATTTTTAAGCTTGTGAGCAGTTTTTCAGAAAGTTCTTTCagacacatgaaaagaaaatgtctaaaatatgcATTTAGTTGTGTTTAAACTTGTGGATTTTAATCACATTACATATCGACAAAGACGGTTTTTCTTTGACCCCAAGTCGGACACTTCCACttccctgttttgtttttgtttatgcgAGTTTGACTGTTCATATATCAGTCATTGTCTGATTTATGGAGCATTATTTTCATACAAAAATTGGgagaacacatttttatgtcatggtgataaaaatataatctttttatatgtatatatatagagtaGATGAAATCAATGAAGCAACCTGAATTTCCTCAGTGTTCAGATTCCTGCACATTTGTGCtatattttcatataaaaacataatatttcaGAAATGTTATCCACCTAACAAAAGACTTGCATTATAAAATACACGTCAGTTTAAACCACGATATCtcactgaaactgaagtttgtaaaccactcactctcccacaccaaaccccatagagaaaaccagtgattttagctggcgggaacactggagctgctggtccgcggctgcctcgtgtggtcactttgtgtcactgaggtaaatccgaataaaggattttaaaccccgaagtgacaaaataacacatttgaacttggtgatggaggcagaagtggatcagcaactcctgtgtgtgtgatgttaaaatcactgattttctctatggggtttggtgtgggagagtgagtggtttacaaacttcagtttcctgttggaaaagtctgtctcacagtgagataaagacgtgaacatgttgttatgacatcgtagacttaaactgacatgcGTCTTATTAAGTGAGTCTTTACTTTAGTGActagtcactttttttttctacaggcagccatgttttcactgagggtGAGAGTGCCTGTCAGTGTGGTTCTCaacacagggggcgctcacagctctGACAATGTGTCAGGGATTCAAACCTCCACACTAAACTAAACATTTAGAGTGAATGGATCTGAATTGTGAGCACTGAGCCTTCAGTGTGGTTCTTACTTTGGTCCTGGTTGAACTGCAGGCTGTTTACTCCTCTCTGCTGAGTCATGGCTGCGGGAAAAGCAGCCTCACTGCGCTGTTACAGCTTCACCACGACTGAAACAACAACCTGTGACacggcagacacacacacacacacacacacggacggacacacacaaacacacacagacacacacatgcacacacacacaccgcggGTTGAGCAACACTCCGCCACTAGCATCGTGCTAGCATCCTGCGCTAACACGGGCTAGCATCAGTTCGCAGCGGTGTAAACCACGGGTGCGCTCGTCTTTTAAACTCCTTATATGACGTAAATGAAAGTCTCACCATGAACACGACGAGTGACGTCACCGCCGTGTAGGTTTAAAGGGCGGGAAAAGAAgacacaatcaaacaaacagcgACGGTGATGGAACGCcgagctttgtttttgtttttcaacgAAACGTCACGCTTACgtatttcctgttttcttccTGCTTCCGGTTTTGATTTACAAATTAAACCAAAGCGACTAAACCAAATAAATAAGAACagagaacatttttaaatatattcttaaatatatatacaatgtGACGTTAGTTGTATCAGTTACTTTCCTCTTATAAGGTTAGGAAGACACTGGTTTTCCCTGttaaaataatactaatattttGTATAAGCGGTATCAGTAGTAGAAGTATTAGAATTAGAAATATTAGTTGTTTCTGTTGAGCGTTATAACTCAGAAAGGAGAGATTTTGACGAAATTGTCTGGGAAtcatgtgtttgtcatgtgtttCAGTCATGCTTCAATTAGTTTGAAACAGATTAGGTTTAAAATTTAGtaattaaatctaaataaaataatattaaccATGACGGGACTGGTGTGATGACATAAGAGTAGTAACAGTGATCTGAGTTTGTCAGATGGAAACAAATGAGCACAGAACCAGAAACTTTCTACAccaaaagagaaaatcagtgattttcaggagttgttgatccactgctgtcttcatcactaagttcaaatgtctcattttgtgactttggggtttgaaatccttctttcagatttacttcagtgacacaaagtgaccaccaCGAGGCAGTAGtagacagcagctcctgtgtccctgccagctaaaatcactgattttctctatgaggtttggtgtgggagagtgagtggtttataaacttcagtttcctgttagaaaggtgtgtctaacagtgagataaagacgtgaacatgttcttcagATATCGtaaactgatgtagattttattgatttgattttagtaaaaaattaaataagcaGAAACTTTGgaaacaaataaaccagaaactTTCTCCTTTCTTAActtatcacacacacgcacgcacacacacacacacacacgcacacacacacacacgcacacgcacacacacactgccacttTCTCAAATGCCACTTTGATCAGACATGTAACGTGAGCAGGTGAGGAGTTCTTCCTCTCAGAAGAGCATCTCCATTATTTTAATGCCACATCAACAGGTCGTTTCAGGTGATTTTACAGAGAGCTGCTTCTCCTTTTTCATCATTAATGTAAAAAGAGCAATAAAAAAAGTCGATGCAGTGCCCCTCAGTGTGCAGACGCCTCACACTGAAACTTAAAACAAATATCATTTTCTGAGTCAAGTCTCCTGGTTCATCAGAAACACAGTACAGTATTTTTAAATACGAGGAAGCGCCATGAAAAACTTTATATTCAATATTCATGAAAGAAAATAGGAATCACTAAAAactaatataaaaatatgactCATCTTCACTGGGGGCTGTGATACAATTTGGCACTGGTTTGGATTTAGTGGGTCACATCACATGACATGGAGGAGAGATTGGtgtcatgggaaaaaaaagagaaaaaaagatcaATATCAATGTTTCCCTGGGGAAGGAGATTAATGTGGGACGAGGATCTGCTTGAAAGGCAGTTAAGTAGAACACTTTCCTTCATAGGAGATCAGTCACATCTTAATTAGCTGTTAATGGAGCAGATAGTCATgtaatggttgtgtgtgtgtattgtcaaACCAGAGGTTGCGCTGCTACTAACACTACATgcacatatgtgtatgtaaaaaaaagatatatatatatatataaccttaTAGTAGCAGCAGCGTCACTAGCACAAGCAGCAGTACTAGCGCTACTAGTTAGTGCAACTAGTAGCAAACAATACTAGCATCAATAGCCACAGTAATATCGGCGGCACTAGCGATAGGCAACACTAGCAGCGGAAGCAGCGTAACTAGCACTAGCAGGAGTACTAGTGGTACTAGCAGCTGCAGCGTTACTACCactagcagcagtagtagcactACTAGCGGCAGATGTCACCACTGCTAGTACCGTTAGTAGCTGGCAATACTAGCAGCAACAGAGGCGGCAGCTAGCGATAGGCAACACATGAGTGGTACTGGCGGCAGCGACGTAACTAGCACTAGCAGCAGCTTTACTAGTGGTATTAGCACCGCTAGCAGAGACGGTGCTAGCGGTGCTACTAGCAGCAGTGTAACTAGCACCAGCTTTACTAGCACTAGCAGCAGTATGggtgatggtagctcagtggta
This Solea solea chromosome 19, fSolSol10.1, whole genome shotgun sequence DNA region includes the following protein-coding sequences:
- the wdr45 gene encoding WD repeat domain phosphoinositide-interacting protein 4, encoding MTQQRGVNSLQFNQDQSCFCCAMETGVRIYNVEPLMEKGHLDHEQVGSVALCSMLHRSNLLAVVGGGVNPKFSEISVLIWDDARESRDPKDKLVLEFTFTKPVLAVRMRHDKIIIVLKNRIYVYSFPDKPAKLFEFDTRDNPKGLCDLCPSLEKQLLVFPGHKCGSLQLVDLSNTKPGTSSAPFTINAHQSEIACVALNQPGSVAASASRKGTLIRLFDTTTRDKLVELRRGTDPATLYCINFSHDSSFLCASSDKGTVHIFALKDTKLNRRSALARVGKVGPVIGQYVDSQWSLASFTVPAECACICAFGKNTSKNVNSVIAICVDGTFHKYVFTPDGNCNREAFDVYLDICDDDDF